One Eurosta solidaginis isolate ZX-2024a chromosome 5, ASM4086904v1, whole genome shotgun sequence DNA segment encodes these proteins:
- the LOC137254654 gene encoding glycerophosphocholine phosphodiesterase GPCPD1 isoform X3, producing MAQECASYVDAASIVNELLVLDTATQSTANAACTPTHQQFTVELHTDLGPNERVGLTGDVKALGEWRLERAIALEPQQGGRIWQAAVLLQTCRNISYRYFVYVEDKQERKQIRRWETRLQPRVLKPSGERANEIRLDRFGDADGSGETQVNRGWLTNECIVQLKFEREQMFQVLDIEKFDPADEVLVKILPLSEDSNEQSPTESGVHVEVAKLKYGESHLQPQQAFGIAYERGDIVVFHITAPCPLQTAFALLFHTPDQRAIGKAVITAAQLAGSDGVLELSITEPVPEATTIIARLTLPYLIVKPFADKTLDFRTTYAHYWPKSWPNLNVGHRGNGRSYIADPPAERENTIASFMRAYDKFADMIELDVHLTADGVPIIYHDFGMRTARKGKVVTKPEQLEYVLIKDITYEKLKDLRVFAIINGKPIEFPSHNEETRVEHRIFPTLVDVLEGLPKSLGIDVEIKWPQRRASGAPEAHQTIDKNFFTDRVLATVINHRCGRPLLFSSFDADICTMLRFKQNLFPVMFLTQGQTKKWSPFMDLRTRTVEQAINNAQAFELAGTAPHAEDLLSEEGAVLLQKARILGQISLVWGDDCNSKERVKYFVEIGATATCYDRTDLYIPDGKERAFFNSSSLLAEFEDQCLR from the coding sequence TGCGCATCGTACGTGGACGCCGCATCGATTGTAAACGAACTTTTAGTTTTGGATACCGCAACGCAATCAACGGCCAACGCAGCATGCACGCCCACACATCAACAATTCACCGTCGAGCTGCACACTGATTTGGGTCCTAATGAACGCGTCGGTCTGACAGGAGATGTTAAGGCTTTGGGCGAATGGCGTTTGGAACGCGCGATTGCATTGGAGCCACAACAGGGTGGTCGTATATGGCAAGCAGCTGTACTATTGCAAACTTGTCGGAACATAAGCTATCGCTATTTTGTGTATGTTGAGGATAAGCAAGAACGCAAGCAAATACGACGCTGGGAGACACGTTTACAGCCGCGCGTGCTCAAACCATCAGGCGAGCGCGCTAATGAGATCCGTCTCGATCGTTTTGGTGATGCTGATGGTAGTGGTGAGACGCAAGTAAATCGCGGTTGGCTGACGAATGAGTGTATTGTGCAGTTGAAGTTTGAACGCGAGCAAATGTTTCAAGTACTTGACATCGAGAAATTTGATCCAGCCGATGAAGTGCTTGTCAAGATCTTGCCATTAAGCGAGGATAGCAACGAGCAGTCGCCAACAGAGTCGGGCGTACATGTTGAGGTGGCCAAGCTGAAATACGGTGAAAGTCATTTGCAGCCGCAGCAAGCATTTGGTATTGCCTATGAGCGTGGTGATATCGTTGTATTCCACATCACAGCGCCATGTCCGCTGCAAACCGCATTCGCTTTACTCTTTCACACACCTGATCAGCGCGCAATCGGTAAGGCAGTTATAACTGCGGCGCAACTTGCTGGCAGCGATGGTGTGTTGGAGCTTTCGATAACCGAGCCAGTGCCTGAGGCGACTACAATAATAGCGCGTCTCACGCTACCGTATCTGATTGTAAAGCCATTTGCTGATAAAACGCTTGATTTTCGCACCACATATGCGCATTATTGGCCTAAAAGTTGGCCAAATTTGAATGTTGGTCATCGTGGTAATGGACGCAGTTATATTGCTGATCCGCCAGCGGAACGTGAGAATACGATTGCTTCGTTTATGCGCGCTTATGATAAATTCGCTGATATGATTGAATTAGATGTGCATTTGACAGCAGATGGTGTGCCCATAATTTATCATGATTTTGGTATGCGCACAGCGCGTAAGGGCAAAGTTGTGACCAAACCAGAACAGTTGGAGTATGTGCTCATCAAAGATATAACTTATGAAAAGTTGAAAGATTTGCGCGTATTTGCGATTATCAACGGCAAGCCTATTGAGTTTCCATCACACAACGAAGAGACGCGCGTTGAACATCGCATCTTTCCTACACTCGTCGATGTACTCGAGGGCCTGCCCAAATCGTTAGGTATCGATGTTGAAATTAAATGGCCACAACGTCGCGCTAGTGGTGCGCCTGAAGCGCATCAAACAATCGATAAAAATTTCTTTACCGATCGCGTATTGGCGACCGTCATCAATCATCGTTGTGGACGTCCGCTACTCTTCTCTAGTTTCGATGCGGATATTTGCACAATGCTGCGcttcaaacaaaatttatttcctgTGATGTTTTTGACGCAAGGTCAAACTAAGAAATGGTCACCATTTATGGATTTGCGTACGCGCACTGTTGAGCAGGCCATAAATAATGCGCAAGCTTTTGAGCTGGCTGGCACAGCTCCACATGCTGAGGATTTGCTGAGTGAGGAAGGTGCAGTATTGTTGCAGAAAGCGCGCATTCTTGGACAAATCTCTTTGGTATGGGGTGATGACTGCAATTCAAAGGAGCGCGTAAAGTACTTTGTAGAAATTGGCGCTACTGCTACATGCTACGATCGTACAGATCTTTATATACCCGATGGCAAAGAGCGCGCTTTTTTCAATTCATCTAGTCTGCTGGCAGAGTTCGAGGATCAGTGTTTGCGCTAA
- the LOC137254654 gene encoding glycerophosphocholine phosphodiesterase GPCPD1 isoform X2 has product MSVPILLTIPNPAINLGAELTETLQLDEHITSCASYVDAASIVNELLVLDTATQSTANAACTPTHQQFTVELHTDLGPNERVGLTGDVKALGEWRLERAIALEPQQGGRIWQAAVLLQTCRNISYRYFVYVEDKQERKQIRRWETRLQPRVLKPSGERANEIRLDRFGDADGSGETQVNRGWLTNECIVQLKFEREQMFQVLDIEKFDPADEVLVKILPLSEDSNEQSPTESGVHVEVAKLKYGESHLQPQQAFGIAYERGDIVVFHITAPCPLQTAFALLFHTPDQRAIGKAVITAAQLAGSDGVLELSITEPVPEATTIIARLTLPYLIVKPFADKTLDFRTTYAHYWPKSWPNLNVGHRGNGRSYIADPPAERENTIASFMRAYDKFADMIELDVHLTADGVPIIYHDFGMRTARKGKVVTKPEQLEYVLIKDITYEKLKDLRVFAIINGKPIEFPSHNEETRVEHRIFPTLVDVLEGLPKSLGIDVEIKWPQRRASGAPEAHQTIDKNFFTDRVLATVINHRCGRPLLFSSFDADICTMLRFKQNLFPVMFLTQGQTKKWSPFMDLRTRTVEQAINNAQAFELAGTAPHAEDLLSEEGAVLLQKARILGQISLVWGDDCNSKERVKYFVEIGATATCYDRTDLYIPDGKERAFFNSSSLLAEFEDQCLR; this is encoded by the coding sequence TGCGCATCGTACGTGGACGCCGCATCGATTGTAAACGAACTTTTAGTTTTGGATACCGCAACGCAATCAACGGCCAACGCAGCATGCACGCCCACACATCAACAATTCACCGTCGAGCTGCACACTGATTTGGGTCCTAATGAACGCGTCGGTCTGACAGGAGATGTTAAGGCTTTGGGCGAATGGCGTTTGGAACGCGCGATTGCATTGGAGCCACAACAGGGTGGTCGTATATGGCAAGCAGCTGTACTATTGCAAACTTGTCGGAACATAAGCTATCGCTATTTTGTGTATGTTGAGGATAAGCAAGAACGCAAGCAAATACGACGCTGGGAGACACGTTTACAGCCGCGCGTGCTCAAACCATCAGGCGAGCGCGCTAATGAGATCCGTCTCGATCGTTTTGGTGATGCTGATGGTAGTGGTGAGACGCAAGTAAATCGCGGTTGGCTGACGAATGAGTGTATTGTGCAGTTGAAGTTTGAACGCGAGCAAATGTTTCAAGTACTTGACATCGAGAAATTTGATCCAGCCGATGAAGTGCTTGTCAAGATCTTGCCATTAAGCGAGGATAGCAACGAGCAGTCGCCAACAGAGTCGGGCGTACATGTTGAGGTGGCCAAGCTGAAATACGGTGAAAGTCATTTGCAGCCGCAGCAAGCATTTGGTATTGCCTATGAGCGTGGTGATATCGTTGTATTCCACATCACAGCGCCATGTCCGCTGCAAACCGCATTCGCTTTACTCTTTCACACACCTGATCAGCGCGCAATCGGTAAGGCAGTTATAACTGCGGCGCAACTTGCTGGCAGCGATGGTGTGTTGGAGCTTTCGATAACCGAGCCAGTGCCTGAGGCGACTACAATAATAGCGCGTCTCACGCTACCGTATCTGATTGTAAAGCCATTTGCTGATAAAACGCTTGATTTTCGCACCACATATGCGCATTATTGGCCTAAAAGTTGGCCAAATTTGAATGTTGGTCATCGTGGTAATGGACGCAGTTATATTGCTGATCCGCCAGCGGAACGTGAGAATACGATTGCTTCGTTTATGCGCGCTTATGATAAATTCGCTGATATGATTGAATTAGATGTGCATTTGACAGCAGATGGTGTGCCCATAATTTATCATGATTTTGGTATGCGCACAGCGCGTAAGGGCAAAGTTGTGACCAAACCAGAACAGTTGGAGTATGTGCTCATCAAAGATATAACTTATGAAAAGTTGAAAGATTTGCGCGTATTTGCGATTATCAACGGCAAGCCTATTGAGTTTCCATCACACAACGAAGAGACGCGCGTTGAACATCGCATCTTTCCTACACTCGTCGATGTACTCGAGGGCCTGCCCAAATCGTTAGGTATCGATGTTGAAATTAAATGGCCACAACGTCGCGCTAGTGGTGCGCCTGAAGCGCATCAAACAATCGATAAAAATTTCTTTACCGATCGCGTATTGGCGACCGTCATCAATCATCGTTGTGGACGTCCGCTACTCTTCTCTAGTTTCGATGCGGATATTTGCACAATGCTGCGcttcaaacaaaatttatttcctgTGATGTTTTTGACGCAAGGTCAAACTAAGAAATGGTCACCATTTATGGATTTGCGTACGCGCACTGTTGAGCAGGCCATAAATAATGCGCAAGCTTTTGAGCTGGCTGGCACAGCTCCACATGCTGAGGATTTGCTGAGTGAGGAAGGTGCAGTATTGTTGCAGAAAGCGCGCATTCTTGGACAAATCTCTTTGGTATGGGGTGATGACTGCAATTCAAAGGAGCGCGTAAAGTACTTTGTAGAAATTGGCGCTACTGCTACATGCTACGATCGTACAGATCTTTATATACCCGATGGCAAAGAGCGCGCTTTTTTCAATTCATCTAGTCTGCTGGCAGAGTTCGAGGATCAGTGTTTGCGCTAA
- the LOC137254654 gene encoding glycerophosphocholine phosphodiesterase GPCPD1 isoform X1 translates to MRKNLQQRYLATIKKCATPETIIITTQPQMQCQEKTQAIQIQQQTQKQTIPCTTNASQRYAVLSDIGFCFECLHVAAAMVTKLPPYSSRPFTSSATTSTTKQTTTTTDIATQASIIKTAETIPAGDVDNQITRVANKNILITAVVEEEEDKAITTTTTKQASDVECASYVDAASIVNELLVLDTATQSTANAACTPTHQQFTVELHTDLGPNERVGLTGDVKALGEWRLERAIALEPQQGGRIWQAAVLLQTCRNISYRYFVYVEDKQERKQIRRWETRLQPRVLKPSGERANEIRLDRFGDADGSGETQVNRGWLTNECIVQLKFEREQMFQVLDIEKFDPADEVLVKILPLSEDSNEQSPTESGVHVEVAKLKYGESHLQPQQAFGIAYERGDIVVFHITAPCPLQTAFALLFHTPDQRAIGKAVITAAQLAGSDGVLELSITEPVPEATTIIARLTLPYLIVKPFADKTLDFRTTYAHYWPKSWPNLNVGHRGNGRSYIADPPAERENTIASFMRAYDKFADMIELDVHLTADGVPIIYHDFGMRTARKGKVVTKPEQLEYVLIKDITYEKLKDLRVFAIINGKPIEFPSHNEETRVEHRIFPTLVDVLEGLPKSLGIDVEIKWPQRRASGAPEAHQTIDKNFFTDRVLATVINHRCGRPLLFSSFDADICTMLRFKQNLFPVMFLTQGQTKKWSPFMDLRTRTVEQAINNAQAFELAGTAPHAEDLLSEEGAVLLQKARILGQISLVWGDDCNSKERVKYFVEIGATATCYDRTDLYIPDGKERAFFNSSSLLAEFEDQCLR, encoded by the exons ATGCGTAAAAATTTACAACAACGCTATCTGGCAaccataaaaaaatgtgcaaCACCAGAAACTATAATAATAACAACACAGCCGCAAATGCAATGTCAAGAGAAAACACAAgcaatacaaatacaacaacaaacgcaGAAACAAACAATCCCATGCACAACAAATGCATCGCAACGCTATGCAGTGTTGAGTGATATTGGTTTTTGTTTTGAGTGTTTGCATGTGGCAgcagctatggtgacaaaattaCCGCCATATAGTTCAAGGCCATTTACGTCAAgtgcaacaacatcaacaacgaaacaaaccacaacaacaacagacataGCAACGCAAGCATCCATTATCAAAACAGCTGAGACAATACCAGCCGGCGACGTTGATAATCAAATAACACGAGTAgcgaataaaaatatattaataacaGCTGTtgtggaagaagaagaagataaagcaataacaacaacaacaactaagcaaGCAAGTGACGTAGAG TGCGCATCGTACGTGGACGCCGCATCGATTGTAAACGAACTTTTAGTTTTGGATACCGCAACGCAATCAACGGCCAACGCAGCATGCACGCCCACACATCAACAATTCACCGTCGAGCTGCACACTGATTTGGGTCCTAATGAACGCGTCGGTCTGACAGGAGATGTTAAGGCTTTGGGCGAATGGCGTTTGGAACGCGCGATTGCATTGGAGCCACAACAGGGTGGTCGTATATGGCAAGCAGCTGTACTATTGCAAACTTGTCGGAACATAAGCTATCGCTATTTTGTGTATGTTGAGGATAAGCAAGAACGCAAGCAAATACGACGCTGGGAGACACGTTTACAGCCGCGCGTGCTCAAACCATCAGGCGAGCGCGCTAATGAGATCCGTCTCGATCGTTTTGGTGATGCTGATGGTAGTGGTGAGACGCAAGTAAATCGCGGTTGGCTGACGAATGAGTGTATTGTGCAGTTGAAGTTTGAACGCGAGCAAATGTTTCAAGTACTTGACATCGAGAAATTTGATCCAGCCGATGAAGTGCTTGTCAAGATCTTGCCATTAAGCGAGGATAGCAACGAGCAGTCGCCAACAGAGTCGGGCGTACATGTTGAGGTGGCCAAGCTGAAATACGGTGAAAGTCATTTGCAGCCGCAGCAAGCATTTGGTATTGCCTATGAGCGTGGTGATATCGTTGTATTCCACATCACAGCGCCATGTCCGCTGCAAACCGCATTCGCTTTACTCTTTCACACACCTGATCAGCGCGCAATCGGTAAGGCAGTTATAACTGCGGCGCAACTTGCTGGCAGCGATGGTGTGTTGGAGCTTTCGATAACCGAGCCAGTGCCTGAGGCGACTACAATAATAGCGCGTCTCACGCTACCGTATCTGATTGTAAAGCCATTTGCTGATAAAACGCTTGATTTTCGCACCACATATGCGCATTATTGGCCTAAAAGTTGGCCAAATTTGAATGTTGGTCATCGTGGTAATGGACGCAGTTATATTGCTGATCCGCCAGCGGAACGTGAGAATACGATTGCTTCGTTTATGCGCGCTTATGATAAATTCGCTGATATGATTGAATTAGATGTGCATTTGACAGCAGATGGTGTGCCCATAATTTATCATGATTTTGGTATGCGCACAGCGCGTAAGGGCAAAGTTGTGACCAAACCAGAACAGTTGGAGTATGTGCTCATCAAAGATATAACTTATGAAAAGTTGAAAGATTTGCGCGTATTTGCGATTATCAACGGCAAGCCTATTGAGTTTCCATCACACAACGAAGAGACGCGCGTTGAACATCGCATCTTTCCTACACTCGTCGATGTACTCGAGGGCCTGCCCAAATCGTTAGGTATCGATGTTGAAATTAAATGGCCACAACGTCGCGCTAGTGGTGCGCCTGAAGCGCATCAAACAATCGATAAAAATTTCTTTACCGATCGCGTATTGGCGACCGTCATCAATCATCGTTGTGGACGTCCGCTACTCTTCTCTAGTTTCGATGCGGATATTTGCACAATGCTGCGcttcaaacaaaatttatttcctgTGATGTTTTTGACGCAAGGTCAAACTAAGAAATGGTCACCATTTATGGATTTGCGTACGCGCACTGTTGAGCAGGCCATAAATAATGCGCAAGCTTTTGAGCTGGCTGGCACAGCTCCACATGCTGAGGATTTGCTGAGTGAGGAAGGTGCAGTATTGTTGCAGAAAGCGCGCATTCTTGGACAAATCTCTTTGGTATGGGGTGATGACTGCAATTCAAAGGAGCGCGTAAAGTACTTTGTAGAAATTGGCGCTACTGCTACATGCTACGATCGTACAGATCTTTATATACCCGATGGCAAAGAGCGCGCTTTTTTCAATTCATCTAGTCTGCTGGCAGAGTTCGAGGATCAGTGTTTGCGCTAA